Proteins encoded in a region of the Pseudomonas putida genome:
- a CDS encoding DUF1289 domain-containing protein, with product MSSAQARPPKPLYSNVSPAVPSPCISVCRLDEQRVCTGCHRHVEHIREWRSADDERRRQICREAQALRDQAKAH from the coding sequence ATGAGCAGCGCCCAGGCTCGGCCGCCCAAGCCGCTTTACAGCAACGTCAGCCCCGCCGTGCCATCGCCGTGCATTAGCGTATGCCGGTTGGACGAACAGCGGGTGTGCACAGGTTGCCACCGGCATGTCGAGCACATCCGCGAATGGCGCTCGGCTGACGACGAACGGCGTCGGCAGATCTGCCGCGAGGCCCAGGCCTTGCGCGATCAGGCTAAGGCACACTGA
- the cyaY gene encoding iron donor protein CyaY, whose amino-acid sequence MSLSEARFHDLVDATQQALEDLFDESGMDLDMENSAGVLTVKFEGGAQLIFSRQEPLRQLWLADRSGGFHFDYDEESKKWVCEKSEELLGEMLERIVWERAGEKLDFDEI is encoded by the coding sequence ATGAGTTTGAGTGAAGCGCGTTTCCATGATCTGGTCGACGCGACCCAACAGGCCCTGGAAGACCTGTTCGACGAGAGCGGCATGGACCTGGACATGGAGAACTCCGCCGGCGTCCTTACCGTCAAGTTCGAGGGCGGCGCCCAACTGATCTTCAGCCGCCAGGAGCCGCTGCGCCAGCTGTGGCTGGCCGACCGTTCCGGTGGTTTCCACTTCGACTACGACGAAGAGAGCAAGAAGTGGGTGTGCGAAAAGAGCGAAGAACTGCTGGGCGAAATGCTCGAGCGCATCGTCTGGGAGCGGGCCGGCGAGAAGCTGGACTTCGACGAGATCTGA
- a CDS encoding accessory factor UbiK family protein: MLAPKALLDALSDQASRLFSNDTAQPRAELESQFKVLMQGAFSKLDLVSRDEFDSQMVVLARTRARLEALEKQVAELEARLNPQGE, translated from the coding sequence ATGCTCGCGCCAAAAGCCCTTCTCGATGCCCTGAGCGATCAAGCCTCGCGCCTGTTCAGCAACGATACCGCCCAGCCCCGTGCAGAACTGGAAAGCCAGTTCAAGGTGCTGATGCAAGGTGCCTTCAGCAAGCTGGACTTGGTCAGCCGCGACGAATTCGACAGCCAGATGGTCGTGCTGGCGCGCACCCGCGCGCGCCTGGAAGCACTGGAAAAACAAGTAGCCGAGCTGGAAGCACGGCTGAACCCACAAGGTGAGTGA
- the sutA gene encoding transcriptional regulator SutA, giving the protein MSDDDLENDDLEVGDEDEADEGLEAAADDGAEDAGDDDSSPAPAAKGKSKAAVSVDEMPSMEAKQKERDALAKAMEEFLSRGGKVQEVEANVVADPPKKPDNKYGSRPI; this is encoded by the coding sequence ATGAGCGACGACGATCTGGAAAATGATGACCTCGAAGTAGGCGACGAAGACGAGGCTGATGAAGGCCTCGAAGCGGCGGCTGACGACGGCGCCGAAGATGCTGGCGATGACGACAGCAGCCCGGCACCCGCTGCCAAGGGCAAATCCAAGGCGGCGGTCTCGGTAGACGAGATGCCGAGCATGGAAGCCAAGCAGAAAGAGCGTGATGCCCTGGCCAAGGCGATGGAAGAGTTCCTTTCGCGCGGTGGCAAGGTGCAGGAAGTCGAGGCCAACGTGGTCGCCGACCCGCCCAAGAAGCCGGACAACAAGTACGGCAGCCGCCCTATCTGA
- the xerC gene encoding tyrosine recombinase XerC: protein MERQLEAYCAHLRNERQVSEHTLLGYRRDLDKVIAYCKEHGIADWQALQIQQLRQLIARLHHHGQSSRSLARLLSAVRGLYRYLNREGLCQHDPATGLSAPKGERRLPKVLDTDRALQLLDGGVDDDFIARRDQAILELFYSSGLRLSELTNLDLDHLDLAAGLVQVLGKGGKARVLPVGRKAREALQAWYRLRGIGNPRDRAVFITRQGNRISPQAVRLRVKAAGERELGQHLHPHMLRHSFASHVLESSQDLRAVQELLGHADISTTQIYTHLDFQHLAAVYDSAHPRAKRSKGNDS from the coding sequence ATGGAACGCCAGCTGGAGGCTTATTGCGCACACCTGCGCAACGAGCGCCAGGTATCGGAGCACACCTTGCTGGGCTACCGCCGTGACCTGGACAAGGTCATCGCCTACTGCAAGGAACACGGGATTGCCGACTGGCAGGCGCTGCAGATCCAGCAACTGCGCCAGCTGATCGCCCGCCTGCACCACCATGGCCAGTCTTCGCGCAGCCTGGCGCGGCTACTGTCGGCCGTGCGCGGCCTGTACCGCTACCTCAACCGCGAAGGCCTGTGCCAGCACGACCCAGCCACCGGCCTGAGCGCGCCCAAGGGTGAGCGCCGCTTGCCCAAGGTGCTGGACACCGACCGCGCTCTGCAATTGCTCGATGGCGGCGTCGACGACGACTTCATCGCCCGACGTGACCAGGCGATCCTTGAGCTGTTCTATTCGTCGGGCCTGCGCCTGTCCGAGCTGACCAACCTCGACCTCGATCACCTCGACCTCGCCGCCGGCCTGGTACAGGTACTGGGCAAGGGCGGCAAGGCCCGCGTACTGCCTGTTGGCCGCAAGGCGCGCGAGGCGCTGCAGGCGTGGTACCGCCTGCGCGGCATTGGCAACCCGCGCGACCGCGCGGTGTTCATTACCCGCCAGGGCAACCGCATCAGCCCCCAGGCCGTCCGGCTGCGGGTAAAGGCCGCCGGTGAGCGCGAGCTGGGCCAGCACCTGCACCCGCACATGCTTCGCCATTCCTTCGCCAGCCATGTGCTGGAATCGTCCCAGGACCTGCGTGCGGTGCAAGAGCTGCTCGGCCATGCCGACATCAGCACCACGCAGATCTACACCCACCTGGACTTCCAGCACCTGGCCGCGGTGTATGACAGCGCCCACCCTCGGGCCAAACGCAGCAAGGGCAATGACTCATGA
- a CDS encoding ammonium transporter: MTLRKIAGLGALLSLVMPGLALAEEAAPALNSGDTAWMLTATALVLFMTIPGLALFYGGMVRSKNVLSVMMQCFAITGLMSILWVVYGYSMAFDTTGMEKGVLNFNSFVGGFSKAFLSGVTPENLTSATALFPEAVFITFQMTFAIITPALIVGAFAERMKFSAMLVFMGIWFTLVYAPIAHMVWSGDGALMWDWGVLDFAGGTVVHINAGIAGLVCCLVLGKRKGYPTTPMAPHNLGYTLMGAAMLWIGWFGFNAGSAAAANGTAGMAMLVTQIATAAAALGWMFAEWIGHGKPSALGIASGVVAGLVAITPAAGTVGPMGALVIGLASGVICYFCATTLKRKLGYDDSLDAFGVHGIGGIIGAILTGVFAAPALGGFGTVTDIGMQVWIQAKGVIFTVVYTAIVTYVILKVLDVVMGLRVNEEEESVGLDLAQHNERGYNL; encoded by the coding sequence ATGACTCTGCGTAAGATCGCAGGGCTAGGAGCCCTATTGTCCCTCGTAATGCCCGGGCTTGCCCTGGCAGAGGAAGCTGCCCCAGCGCTGAACTCCGGCGATACCGCCTGGATGCTGACCGCAACGGCGCTGGTGCTGTTCATGACCATTCCGGGCCTGGCCCTGTTCTATGGCGGCATGGTGCGTTCCAAGAACGTGCTGTCGGTGATGATGCAGTGCTTTGCAATCACCGGCCTGATGAGCATTCTCTGGGTCGTTTACGGCTACAGCATGGCCTTCGATACCACCGGTATGGAAAAGGGCGTGCTCAACTTCAACTCCTTCGTTGGCGGTTTCTCCAAAGCCTTTCTCAGCGGCGTGACGCCCGAGAACTTGACCTCGGCCACCGCGCTGTTCCCTGAAGCGGTATTCATCACCTTCCAGATGACATTTGCCATCATCACCCCGGCGCTGATCGTCGGTGCCTTCGCCGAGCGCATGAAGTTCTCCGCGATGCTGGTGTTCATGGGTATCTGGTTCACCCTGGTGTATGCGCCTATCGCGCACATGGTGTGGAGTGGTGACGGCGCACTGATGTGGGACTGGGGCGTGCTGGACTTCGCTGGCGGCACCGTGGTGCACATCAACGCCGGTATCGCAGGCCTGGTCTGCTGCCTGGTGCTGGGCAAGCGCAAAGGCTACCCGACCACGCCGATGGCCCCGCACAACCTGGGCTATACCCTGATGGGCGCGGCCATGCTGTGGATCGGCTGGTTCGGCTTCAACGCAGGCTCCGCCGCTGCGGCCAACGGCACCGCCGGCATGGCCATGCTGGTCACCCAGATCGCCACTGCCGCTGCGGCACTGGGCTGGATGTTCGCCGAGTGGATCGGCCACGGTAAACCCAGTGCCCTGGGCATCGCCTCGGGTGTGGTTGCCGGCCTGGTCGCCATTACCCCGGCTGCAGGCACCGTGGGCCCGATGGGCGCTCTGGTGATTGGCCTGGCGTCGGGTGTGATCTGCTACTTCTGCGCCACCACCCTCAAGCGCAAGCTGGGCTATGACGACTCGCTGGACGCTTTCGGCGTGCACGGAATCGGCGGCATCATCGGTGCCATCCTCACCGGCGTGTTCGCAGCCCCTGCACTGGGCGGCTTCGGTACCGTCACCGACATCGGCATGCAGGTCTGGATCCAGGCCAAGGGCGTGATCTTCACCGTGGTGTACACCGCCATCGTCACCTACGTGATCCTCAAGGTGCTGGATGTGGTGATGGGCCTGCGGGTCAACGAAGAAGAAGAGTCGGTCGGCCTCGACCTGGCTCAGCACAACGAACGCGGCTACAACCTGTAA
- a CDS encoding DUF484 family protein encodes MTDQPKVVPKQSTELDAEAVVAYLRAHPTFFAEHDELLIEQHIPHQRGDSVSLVERQLKLLRDRNIEMRHRLSQLMDVARDNDRLFDKTRRLILDLLDAGSLEDVVMAVEDSLRQEFQVPFVSLILFGDNVAPVGRWVSNAEAQQAIGALLGGGKTVSGNLREHELAFLFGEEQRREVGSSAVATLEYQGLHGVLAIGSRDPQHYKSSVGTLFLGYIAEVLGRVVPRVTQTLRSVR; translated from the coding sequence ATGACCGATCAGCCCAAGGTTGTACCCAAGCAGTCCACCGAACTCGATGCCGAAGCGGTGGTCGCCTACCTGCGCGCCCACCCCACCTTCTTCGCCGAGCACGACGAGCTGCTGATCGAACAGCACATCCCGCACCAGCGTGGTGACAGCGTGTCGCTGGTGGAGCGCCAGCTCAAGCTGCTGCGTGACCGCAACATCGAAATGCGCCATCGTCTGTCGCAACTGATGGACGTGGCCCGCGACAACGACCGGCTGTTCGACAAGACCCGCCGGCTGATCCTTGACCTGCTGGATGCCGGCAGCCTGGAAGACGTGGTCATGGCGGTCGAAGACAGCCTGCGCCAGGAGTTCCAGGTGCCCTTCGTCAGCTTGATCCTGTTCGGCGACAACGTCGCGCCGGTCGGGCGCTGGGTCAGCAACGCCGAGGCCCAGCAGGCCATCGGCGCCCTGCTGGGCGGCGGCAAGACGGTCAGCGGCAACCTGCGCGAGCACGAGCTGGCCTTCCTGTTCGGCGAGGAACAGCGCCGGGAAGTAGGCTCCAGTGCCGTGGCCACCCTTGAGTACCAGGGGCTGCATGGGGTGCTGGCCATCGGCAGCCGCGACCCGCAACACTACAAGAGCAGCGTCGGCACCCTGTTCCTCGGCTACATCGCCGAAGTACTCGGCCGCGTTGTGCCACGCGTTACCCAGACCCTGCGCTCGGTACGCTGA
- the glnK gene encoding P-II family nitrogen regulator: MKLVTAIIKPFKLDDVRESLSEIGVQGITVTEVKGFGRQKGHTELYRGAEYVVDFLPKVKIDVAIDDKDLDRVIEAITKAANTGKIGDGKIFVVNLEQAIRIRTGETDTDAI, from the coding sequence ATGAAGCTAGTCACAGCCATCATCAAGCCGTTCAAGCTGGACGACGTGCGCGAGTCGCTGTCGGAAATCGGCGTGCAGGGCATCACCGTCACCGAAGTCAAAGGCTTCGGTCGGCAGAAGGGCCACACCGAGCTGTATCGCGGTGCTGAATATGTGGTCGATTTCCTGCCCAAGGTGAAGATCGATGTCGCCATCGATGACAAGGACCTTGATCGGGTAATCGAAGCCATCACCAAGGCAGCCAACACCGGCAAGATCGGTGACGGCAAGATTTTCGTGGTGAATCTGGAGCAGGCAATCCGTATCCGTACCGGCGAAACCGATACCGACGCGATCTAA
- the rnk gene encoding nucleoside diphosphate kinase regulator translates to MSTKPSLILTRLDVQRLERLIDSLDESTPGVLALQDELDRAGQVVGHEEVPAGVVTMNSRVHCREEASGKDYHLTLVYPKDAGPEGKVSILAPIGCALLGLSVGEQIDWPAPGGKTLKLKLLEVEYQPEAAGDFDL, encoded by the coding sequence ATGAGCACCAAGCCTTCCCTCATCCTCACCCGATTGGACGTACAACGTCTGGAGCGTCTGATCGACAGCCTCGACGAGAGTACGCCGGGTGTGCTCGCCTTGCAGGACGAGCTGGACCGCGCCGGGCAGGTGGTCGGTCACGAGGAAGTGCCAGCGGGCGTGGTGACCATGAACTCGCGCGTGCACTGCCGTGAGGAAGCCAGCGGCAAGGATTACCACCTGACGTTGGTTTACCCGAAGGATGCCGGGCCGGAGGGCAAGGTTTCGATCCTGGCGCCCATTGGCTGCGCCTTGCTGGGGTTGTCGGTGGGCGAGCAGATCGACTGGCCGGCACCGGGTGGCAAGACCCTCAAGCTGAAGCTGCTGGAAGTGGAATACCAACCGGAAGCGGCGGGCGATTTCGACCTGTAA
- the dapF gene encoding diaminopimelate epimerase yields the protein MLLRFTKMHGLGNDFMVLDLVSQHAHIQPKHAKQWGDRHTGIGFDQLLIVEAPNNPEVDFRYRIFNADGSEVEQCGNGARCFARFVLDKRLTAKKRIRVETKSGIIVLDVQNDGQVSVDMGPPRFIPAEIPFVADAQALSYPLEVDGQLHSIAAVSMGNPHAVLRVDDVRTAPVHELGPKIENHPRFPQRVNAGFIQVIDRHRANLRVWERGAGETQACGTGACAAAVAAISQGWMDSPVSLDLPGGRLHIEWAGPGKPVLMTGPAVRVYEGQVRL from the coding sequence ATGCTGCTGCGTTTTACCAAGATGCATGGGCTGGGCAACGACTTCATGGTCCTCGACCTGGTCAGCCAGCACGCGCACATCCAGCCCAAGCACGCCAAGCAATGGGGTGATCGCCATACCGGCATCGGCTTCGACCAATTGCTGATCGTCGAGGCGCCGAACAACCCGGAAGTGGACTTCCGCTACCGCATCTTCAATGCCGACGGCTCCGAGGTCGAGCAATGTGGCAACGGTGCTCGTTGTTTCGCCCGCTTCGTGCTGGACAAGCGCCTGACTGCGAAAAAGCGCATTCGTGTGGAAACCAAGAGCGGCATCATCGTGCTGGACGTGCAGAACGACGGCCAGGTGAGTGTCGACATGGGCCCGCCGCGCTTCATCCCTGCCGAAATCCCCTTCGTCGCCGACGCACAGGCGCTGAGCTACCCACTGGAAGTTGACGGCCAGCTGCATTCGATTGCCGCCGTGTCCATGGGTAACCCGCACGCCGTGCTGCGTGTCGACGACGTGCGTACTGCCCCCGTGCATGAGCTGGGCCCGAAGATCGAAAACCACCCACGCTTCCCGCAGCGGGTGAATGCCGGCTTCATCCAGGTCATCGACCGCCACCGCGCCAACCTGCGCGTGTGGGAACGCGGCGCGGGCGAAACCCAGGCCTGCGGCACCGGCGCCTGCGCCGCAGCCGTGGCAGCCATCAGTCAGGGCTGGATGGACTCTCCGGTGTCCCTCGACCTGCCCGGCGGGCGCCTGCACATCGAATGGGCCGGCCCCGGCAAGCCCGTACTGATGACCGGCCCGGCCGTACGCGTCTACGAAGGACAGGTTCGTCTCTAA
- the lysA gene encoding diaminopimelate decarboxylase, with protein sequence MNAFNYRDGELFAEGVALSAIAERYGTPTYVYSRAHIEAQYRSYADALQGTEHLVCFAVKANSNLGVLNVLARLGAGFDIVSGGELERVLAAGGRADRVVFSGVGKTREDMRRALEVGVHCFNVESTDELERLQVVAAEMGKVAPVSLRVNPDVDAGTHPYISTGLKENKFGIAIADAEAIYVRAAQLPNLEVVGVDCHIGSQLTTVEPFLDALDRLLVLVDRLAECGIHLRHLDLGGGVGVRYRDEQPPLVADYIKAIRERVGERDLALVFEPGRYIVANAGVLLTRVEYLKHTEHKDFAIIDAAMNDLIRPALYQAWMGVSAVKPRAGEGRAYDLVGPICETGDFLGKDRVLNLAEGDLLAVASAGAYGFVMSSNYNTRGRCAEILVDGDQAFEVRRRETIAELYAGESLLPE encoded by the coding sequence ATGAACGCTTTCAACTACCGCGACGGTGAGCTGTTCGCGGAAGGCGTGGCCCTGTCGGCCATCGCCGAGCGCTACGGCACCCCCACCTACGTGTATTCGCGCGCCCACATCGAGGCCCAGTACCGTAGCTACGCCGATGCCCTGCAAGGCACTGAACACTTGGTGTGCTTCGCGGTAAAGGCCAACTCCAACCTGGGCGTACTGAATGTACTGGCGCGCCTGGGCGCAGGTTTCGACATTGTCTCCGGCGGTGAGCTGGAGCGCGTGCTGGCCGCTGGCGGGCGCGCAGACCGCGTGGTCTTCTCCGGCGTCGGTAAAACCCGTGAAGACATGCGCCGCGCCCTGGAAGTTGGCGTGCACTGCTTCAACGTCGAATCCACCGACGAACTGGAGCGCCTGCAAGTAGTGGCCGCTGAAATGGGCAAGGTTGCCCCGGTGTCGCTGCGCGTCAACCCGGACGTCGATGCCGGTACCCACCCCTACATCTCCACAGGCCTCAAAGAAAACAAGTTCGGCATCGCCATCGCCGACGCCGAGGCCATCTACGTGCGTGCCGCACAGCTGCCGAACCTGGAAGTGGTCGGTGTCGACTGCCACATTGGCTCGCAGCTGACCACCGTGGAGCCGTTCCTCGACGCACTCGACCGCCTGCTGGTACTGGTCGACCGCCTGGCCGAATGCGGTATCCACCTGCGCCACCTGGACTTGGGCGGCGGTGTTGGCGTTCGCTACCGCGACGAACAGCCGCCGCTGGTGGCCGACTACATCAAAGCCATCCGCGAGCGCGTGGGCGAGCGCGACCTGGCCCTGGTGTTCGAGCCGGGCCGCTACATCGTGGCCAACGCTGGCGTGCTGCTGACCCGTGTGGAATACCTCAAGCACACCGAACACAAGGACTTCGCCATCATCGATGCGGCGATGAACGACCTGATTCGGCCGGCCCTGTATCAAGCCTGGATGGGTGTCAGCGCGGTCAAGCCTCGTGCGGGCGAAGGCCGTGCCTACGATCTGGTCGGCCCTATCTGCGAGACCGGCGACTTCCTTGGCAAGGACCGCGTGCTGAACCTGGCCGAAGGTGACTTGCTGGCCGTAGCGTCTGCGGGCGCCTATGGTTTTGTCATGAGTTCCAACTACAACACCCGTGGCCGTTGCGCTGAAATCCTGGTCGACGGCGACCAGGCGTTCGAAGTACGCCGCCGCGAGACCATCGCCGAACTGTACGCTGGCGAAAGCCTGCTGCCGGAGTAA
- a CDS encoding class I adenylate cyclase — MNHPHEIRPDLDEGIDRKVLATLRARFLQLNQGRLQRAMEGLSTRQQQVLTLLPLLFHVNHPLLPGYVSGSTPAGVSGYAPGVELVAEAQRLARSFTYKAAHGNPPRPIHGLFLMGSLGSLAQAEHSDMDLWVCHAPGLPEHQLDELRRKCQQLEAWAASLGAEAHFFLIDTQGFAHGERDGQLGSDDCGTTQHYLLLDEFYRTTLWLAGRTPLWWLVPVYQEHNYHSYTQTLLSKRFIRSHDALDLGNLAHIPPGEFVGAGLWQLFKGIDSPYKSLLKLLLTEAYASEHPAVRCLSLDYKQAVFANQLDLDELDPYVMVYRRIERYLLQRGEHARLELVRRSLYLKVNKKLSDQGRSMGWQRRLLQRLTDEWGWSQQQLALLDSRRQWKVQQVAVERRELVAELNHSYRFLSQFALTQNASSRADQRDLNVLGRRLYAAFERRAGKVEVINPGIAPDLAEGTLTLVQAPNRKEPGNHHWELYSGNLSTHEVEHFSPIKRCRELLELLAWAHRNGVIDSSTRLALHPGSSDLGEYELFNLLGCLQQSIPLPLPTVSEVRLLQPSVADEVLLLVNVAIDPLRHHRDLNILMTTERTDSLSYAGVRENLVLTLDQVTINSWNEVLVQRYDGEHALVRCLRDFLNSPVLHGHRPRVRVRCFCQSRAQAIGQRVEEIFDTVQLLLDQGLHHRYLLQVAQHTHVLELLPQHVSLTTLDEHEALLAYLGEERGAYSPLYLDANALQDHDLRLVLEHGRPACIQVFYRLQDGWAELYVLDEYNALWQQRLPLHDETHLLLPLQRFLRSVVMRRDARLPLDGLRPASLDIHYAQLLPSGAGKARSIEPRLAPIEGSDQPYYEVQAIIQAGVAGAAHVTLYCDQQEFSELEHGEQLYAVVARQIIGQRHGAGQYQCYITDLDLSELLDDRLGATQVYLSYKRVLEQALNEGLEQVLAEGA, encoded by the coding sequence ATGAACCACCCTCACGAAATCCGCCCTGACCTGGACGAAGGCATCGACCGCAAGGTCCTGGCGACATTGCGTGCGCGCTTCCTGCAGTTAAACCAAGGGCGGCTGCAGCGGGCAATGGAAGGCCTGTCGACACGTCAGCAACAGGTACTGACGCTGCTACCGCTGCTGTTTCACGTAAACCACCCGCTGTTGCCAGGCTACGTCTCGGGCAGTACGCCTGCCGGCGTATCGGGCTATGCGCCAGGTGTCGAGCTGGTGGCGGAGGCCCAGCGCCTGGCGCGCTCGTTCACCTACAAGGCCGCGCATGGCAACCCGCCACGCCCGATTCACGGCCTGTTCCTGATGGGCAGCCTGGGCTCGCTGGCCCAGGCCGAGCACAGCGACATGGACCTGTGGGTGTGCCACGCACCCGGCTTGCCCGAACACCAGTTGGATGAACTGCGCCGCAAGTGCCAGCAACTGGAGGCCTGGGCGGCAAGCCTGGGAGCCGAAGCACACTTTTTCCTGATCGACACGCAGGGCTTCGCCCATGGCGAGCGCGATGGCCAGCTCGGCTCCGACGACTGTGGCACCACCCAGCACTACTTGCTGCTGGACGAGTTCTACCGCACCACCCTGTGGCTGGCCGGGCGCACACCGCTATGGTGGCTGGTGCCGGTGTATCAGGAACACAACTACCACAGTTATACCCAGACCCTGCTGTCCAAGCGGTTCATCCGCAGCCATGACGCCCTCGACCTCGGCAACCTGGCGCACATTCCGCCCGGCGAGTTCGTCGGCGCCGGCCTGTGGCAGCTGTTCAAAGGTATCGACTCGCCCTACAAATCGCTGCTCAAACTGCTGCTGACCGAAGCCTACGCCAGCGAACACCCTGCCGTGCGCTGCCTGAGCCTGGACTACAAGCAGGCCGTGTTCGCCAACCAGCTAGACCTCGACGAGCTCGACCCCTACGTGATGGTTTACCGGCGCATCGAACGCTACCTGCTGCAACGTGGCGAACACGCGCGCCTGGAGCTGGTACGCCGCAGCCTGTACCTCAAGGTGAACAAGAAGCTCAGCGACCAGGGTCGCAGCATGGGCTGGCAACGCCGGCTGCTGCAGCGCCTGACCGACGAGTGGGGCTGGAGCCAGCAACAGCTGGCCTTGCTGGACAGCCGCCGTCAATGGAAAGTGCAACAGGTTGCTGTCGAGCGCCGCGAACTGGTGGCCGAGCTGAACCACAGTTACCGCTTCCTCAGCCAGTTCGCGCTCACCCAGAACGCCAGCAGCCGCGCCGACCAGCGCGACCTCAATGTACTGGGCCGGCGCCTGTATGCGGCGTTCGAGCGCCGCGCCGGCAAGGTCGAAGTGATCAACCCCGGTATCGCCCCAGACCTCGCCGAAGGCACCTTGACCTTGGTCCAGGCACCCAACCGCAAGGAGCCGGGCAACCACCACTGGGAGCTTTACAGCGGCAACTTGAGCACCCACGAGGTGGAGCACTTCAGCCCGATCAAGCGCTGCCGCGAGCTGCTCGAGCTGCTCGCCTGGGCCCATCGCAACGGCGTGATCGACAGCAGCACCCGCCTGGCGCTGCACCCAGGCAGTAGCGACCTTGGCGAGTACGAGCTGTTCAACCTGCTGGGCTGCCTGCAGCAGAGCATTCCCCTGCCCTTGCCGACCGTCAGTGAAGTGCGCCTGCTGCAGCCCAGCGTTGCCGACGAGGTGCTGTTGCTGGTCAATGTCGCCATCGACCCGCTGCGCCATCACCGCGACCTGAACATTCTGATGACCACCGAGCGCACCGACTCGCTGAGCTACGCCGGCGTGCGCGAAAACCTGGTGCTGACCCTGGACCAGGTCACCATCAACAGCTGGAACGAGGTGCTGGTCCAGCGCTATGACGGCGAGCACGCACTGGTGCGCTGCCTGCGCGATTTCCTCAACAGCCCGGTACTGCACGGCCACCGGCCGCGGGTGCGGGTGCGCTGCTTCTGCCAGAGCCGCGCCCAGGCCATCGGCCAGCGTGTAGAGGAGATTTTCGACACCGTGCAACTGCTGCTGGACCAGGGGCTGCACCATCGCTACCTGCTGCAGGTAGCCCAGCACACCCATGTACTGGAGCTGCTACCCCAGCATGTCAGCCTGACCACCCTGGACGAGCATGAGGCGCTGCTAGCCTACCTGGGCGAAGAGCGCGGCGCCTACAGCCCGCTGTACCTGGACGCCAACGCCCTGCAAGACCACGACCTGCGCCTGGTACTGGAGCACGGCAGGCCGGCCTGTATCCAGGTGTTCTATCGCCTGCAGGACGGCTGGGCCGAGCTGTATGTGTTGGATGAGTACAACGCGCTGTGGCAACAACGCCTGCCATTGCATGACGAAACGCACTTGCTGCTGCCGCTGCAACGCTTTCTGCGCTCGGTGGTGATGCGTCGCGATGCCCGCCTGCCGCTCGACGGCCTGCGGCCGGCCTCGCTGGATATCCACTATGCGCAGCTTCTGCCCTCTGGCGCAGGCAAGGCACGCAGCATCGAGCCGCGCCTGGCCCCGATCGAGGGCAGCGACCAGCCTTACTATGAGGTGCAGGCGATCATCCAGGCCGGGGTCGCGGGCGCGGCGCATGTAACGCTGTATTGCGACCAACAGGAGTTTTCCGAGCTGGAGCATGGCGAGCAGCTGTATGCGGTGGTGGCCCGGCAGATCATTGGCCAGCGCCACGGCGCAGGGCAGTACCAGTGCTATATCACCGACCTGGATTTATCCGAGTTGCTGGATGACCGGCTGGGGGCGACGCAGGTGTACCTGAGCTACAAGCGGGTGCTGGAGCAGGCTTTGAATGAGGGGCTGGAGCAGGTTTTGGCGGAAGGCGCCTGA
- a CDS encoding lipoprotein, producing the protein MKRLISSFAALVAVACLVSACGQKGPLYLPEDGDNGKAHKAHQHQPKAKPAPVQEQQPELQPEPEQSPAQ; encoded by the coding sequence ATGAAGCGCCTGATTTCCTCCTTCGCGGCGCTGGTCGCTGTTGCCTGCCTCGTTTCTGCCTGCGGCCAGAAAGGCCCGTTGTATCTGCCTGAAGACGGCGATAACGGCAAAGCGCACAAGGCGCACCAGCACCAGCCCAAAGCCAAGCCGGCCCCGGTACAAGAGCAGCAGCCCGAACTGCAGCCCGAGCCCGAGCAGTCGCCAGCGCAGTAA
- a CDS encoding gamma-glutamylcyclotransferase family protein, with product MQPSSAYPVLLFSYGTLQDKAVQLANFGRELSGQADRMLGYRQDWVEITDPGVLAASGKPHHPIVSPSSQADDSVAGMVFQISEEELAAADRYEVADYKRVAVTLASGLTAWVYVRA from the coding sequence ATGCAGCCCTCCAGCGCATACCCGGTACTGCTGTTTTCCTACGGCACATTGCAGGACAAAGCCGTGCAACTGGCCAACTTCGGCCGTGAGCTGAGCGGCCAGGCCGACCGTATGCTTGGCTACCGCCAGGACTGGGTCGAGATCACCGACCCGGGCGTACTGGCCGCCAGCGGCAAGCCCCATCACCCCATCGTTTCCCCCAGCAGCCAGGCCGACGACAGCGTGGCCGGGATGGTCTTCCAGATCAGCGAAGAAGAGCTGGCGGCGGCGGACCGCTATGAAGTCGCCGACTACAAGCGCGTCGCCGTCACCCTCGCCTCGGGCCTGACTGCCTGGGTTTATGTGCGCGCCTGA